The Vicia villosa cultivar HV-30 ecotype Madison, WI linkage group LG1, Vvil1.0, whole genome shotgun sequence genome includes a region encoding these proteins:
- the LOC131606790 gene encoding transcription factor bHLH18-like — MMEEINSTPMKESSTSKWLSDLEMDEYNLFPEECNLNFLDADEKQEFVSHDIATVFQEQNQQQCLNSESTLSLNNSFTDETCLDSFDFHFDKPTFSPKQSSSSSNSSFQTLILSFDNQTSPATSTPQFYELNHTLTSKQKEIMSVSPPQLENTHLFTQTPKGSSKNQNLETKTSQPKRSRANAEDHIMAERKRREILSQSFIALAALVPNLKKMDKASVLAESIKYVKELKERLEVLEERNKKTKEESAVVLNKPDICSDEDNSSCDENIEDAGGGDNESLLQVEARELGKEMLIRIHCKKKKGVLVKVMEEIQSLELFVVNNSVLPLGDSVLDITIIAQMGEGYSLSIKELVKKLRMKALSLYHHNNVF, encoded by the exons ATGATGGAGGAAATCAACAGCACACCAATGAAGGAATCATCAACCAGCAAATGGCTATCTGATTTG gaaATGGATGAGTATAATTTATTTCCAGAGGAATGCAACTTGAATTTCCTTGATGCTGATGAGAAACAAGAGTTTGTTTCACATGACATAGCTACTGTCTTTCAAGAACAAAACCAACAACAATGTTTGAATTCAGAGTCCACTCTCAGTCTCAACAACTCATTCACTGATGAAACATGTTTGGACTCTTTTGACTTTCATTTTGACAAACCAACGTTTTCACcaaaacaatcttcttcctcatctaaCTCATCTTTTCAGACTCTGATTCTCTCTTTTGACAACCAAACCTCACCTGCTACCAGCACCCCCCAATTTTATGAACTTAACCATACTCTAACCTCGAAACAGAAAGAAATAATGTCAGTATCTCCACCCCAGTTGGAAAATACTCATCTCTTCACTCAAACTCCAAAAGGGtcatcaaaaaatcaaaatttggAAACAAAAACCTCACAACCAAAGAGATCTCGGGCTAACGCGGAGGATCATATCATGGCTGAGAGAAAGCGAAGAGAGATACTCAGTCAGAGTTTCATTGCTCTTGCAGCTCTTGTTCCTAACCTAAAAAAG ATGGACAAAGCTTCTGTATTAGCTGAATCCATTAAATACGTGAAAGAGCTTAAAGAGCGTTTGGAAGTTTTGGAAGAACGgaacaagaaaacaaaagaagAATCCGCGGTTGTTCTGAACAAACCAGACATATGTAGCGATGAAGATAACTCCTCATGTGATGAGAACATTGAAGATGCTGGTGGGGGTGACAATGAATCACTGTTACAAGTGGAAGCAAGAGAGTTAGGGAAAGAGATGTTAATTAGGATCCACTGCAAGAAGAAAAAGGGTGTTTTGGTAAAAGTGATGGAAGAGATTCAAAGCTTAGAATTATTTGTTGTGAATAACAGTGTGTTACCCCTTGGGGATTCTGTCCTTGACATTACAATCATAGCTCAG atGGGTGAAGGATACAGCTTGAGCATAAAGGAACTTGTGAAGAAGCTACGCATGAAAGCGTTAAGTTTATATCATCATAATAACGTGTTTTGA